The following coding sequences lie in one Rothia sp. SD9660Na genomic window:
- a CDS encoding nucleoside hydrolase — protein sequence MTLHFLIDCDPGIDDALALTYAFAHPQVAVEGLVATGGNVSTEQVGRNVRGLLDLLGGQGTPWTLGAENPLAQPLTTTEETHGPLGTGYGLLPGQKEPTGRAYGEGAALWIETARHFPGKLHGLILGPSTNLALALRRDPELPQYLASLTIMGGALNHRGNTMPTTEWNVHSDPEGLHEVLAAYSHPGLDLPYAPLLCPLDTTEQAVMTPQLRERLLAGGGELFTALDGALQFYMEFHEWDKLGFIAHVHDPFVTALAVNRALAANGQPHIPLGEGTPVTLDVELAGTLTRGQVVADWLGRWGRDPNAQALTSALAPEFFEHFIQTVRAAYAPKGYA from the coding sequence ATGACCCTGCATTTTCTGATTGACTGCGATCCCGGTATTGATGATGCCCTGGCTCTCACCTACGCCTTTGCCCACCCGCAGGTTGCGGTTGAAGGTCTTGTGGCCACTGGTGGCAATGTGAGCACCGAGCAGGTAGGACGCAACGTGCGGGGTTTGCTGGACCTGCTCGGCGGGCAGGGCACCCCTTGGACTCTAGGGGCTGAGAATCCATTAGCGCAGCCACTCACCACCACTGAAGAAACCCACGGCCCGCTGGGTACGGGATACGGCCTGCTCCCCGGGCAGAAGGAACCAACCGGTAGAGCCTACGGTGAGGGCGCCGCCCTCTGGATAGAAACAGCCCGCCACTTCCCCGGGAAGTTGCACGGGCTCATCCTGGGGCCCTCCACTAACCTGGCTCTGGCCCTGCGCCGTGACCCAGAGCTGCCCCAGTACCTGGCCAGCCTGACGATTATGGGTGGGGCGCTCAACCACCGGGGCAACACCATGCCCACCACCGAGTGGAACGTCCACTCTGACCCCGAGGGCCTGCACGAGGTCTTGGCAGCCTACAGCCACCCCGGTCTCGACTTGCCCTATGCGCCGCTGCTCTGCCCGCTGGATACCACCGAGCAGGCTGTCATGACCCCGCAGCTACGAGAGCGCCTCCTGGCCGGTGGGGGAGAACTCTTTACTGCTTTAGACGGCGCCCTGCAGTTTTACATGGAATTTCATGAATGGGACAAGCTGGGTTTCATTGCCCACGTGCACGACCCCTTCGTGACAGCCCTGGCTGTTAACCGTGCCCTTGCTGCGAACGGCCAGCCCCACATCCCGCTGGGGGAGGGGACACCGGTGACGCTCGATGTTGAGCTGGCCGGGACCCTCACCCGCGGCCAGGTAGTGGCCGACTGGTTAGGACGCTGGGGGAGGGATCCGAACGCCCAGGCCCTGACCAGCGCCCTGGCTCCTGAATTTTTTGAGCACTTTATCCAGACCGTTCGGGCAGCTTACGCCCCGAAAGGGTATGCCTAA
- a CDS encoding thioredoxin domain-containing protein, with amino-acid sequence MSKGNPSTNARERARQLAAQQAKKTSKSSTRWIQFTVLGVIALIVAIVAVVVINGNRNQIADAGPVPSSANQYGGIVLTADGIKQDTSTEASRDSNDLGTSEATYTAADGSEAKMPLGVALPEEADNNGEPVRLTIFQDYDCVHCAQFETENADTIAALVASGDITLEIRNLTFRDASSPTFYSARANNVTYSVANQVPTEDFLNFQKEIFTHQGTGGLSNEELVAIAEKYGADVKDDVANNTWRPFVQTVTLESASNGVSGTPTIFADGEVFNSNDFNAWINQKIEAKKNA; translated from the coding sequence GTGTCTAAGGGCAACCCCTCCACTAACGCCCGCGAGCGTGCCCGCCAGCTGGCGGCACAGCAGGCCAAGAAAACCTCAAAATCATCCACCCGTTGGATTCAGTTCACCGTCCTCGGTGTCATCGCCCTCATCGTAGCAATCGTTGCAGTCGTGGTCATCAACGGCAACCGCAACCAGATTGCCGACGCAGGCCCGGTGCCTTCTTCAGCTAACCAGTACGGCGGCATCGTCCTGACCGCTGACGGTATCAAACAGGACACCAGCACCGAAGCCAGCCGCGACAGCAATGACCTGGGCACCTCAGAAGCAACCTACACCGCAGCTGACGGCTCCGAAGCCAAGATGCCCCTGGGTGTTGCCCTGCCCGAAGAAGCAGACAATAACGGTGAGCCCGTCCGTCTCACTATCTTCCAGGACTACGACTGTGTGCACTGCGCCCAGTTCGAAACCGAAAACGCAGACACCATCGCAGCCCTGGTTGCCAGTGGTGACATTACCCTGGAGATCCGTAACCTGACCTTCCGGGACGCCTCCAGCCCCACCTTCTACTCGGCCCGCGCCAACAATGTAACCTACTCCGTAGCTAACCAGGTCCCTACCGAAGACTTCCTGAACTTCCAGAAGGAAATCTTCACCCACCAGGGCACCGGCGGGCTCTCCAATGAAGAGCTCGTTGCTATCGCTGAGAAGTACGGCGCAGATGTGAAGGACGACGTTGCTAACAACACCTGGCGTCCTTTCGTCCAGACTGTAACCCTGGAGTCAGCCTCCAACGGTGTCAGCGGCACCCCCACCATCTTTGCTGACGGTGAGGTCTTCAACTCCAACGACTTCAACGCCTGGATCAACCAGAAGATTGAAGCCAAGAAGAACGCCTAA
- the rlmB gene encoding 23S rRNA (guanosine(2251)-2'-O)-methyltransferase RlmB, producing the protein MAKAGSRPGATNKKKGPTKGTGGHGRKALEGRGNTPKAEDRVYHKAYKMKKAAENRKATNTLRSRQPRLGGKRASDELVTGRNSVLEALQTEIPAKTLFVMSRIEVDDRVRDIMTEANKQGLPMLEIGRNELDRLTDHAVHQGVALQIPPYKYPDAGNLVLDTMNRWYDKQMSTPPLFVALDGITDPRNLGAIIRSVSAFSGNGVVIPERRSAAMTASAWKTSSGAAARIPVAKATNLTRVIQQAKDAGIFVVGLDGGGDIDLPNLELASEPLMIVVGSEGKGLSRLVTENCDQIVSIPISSAMESLNASMAVGIALYEVSRRRAA; encoded by the coding sequence ATGGCGAAGGCAGGCTCACGCCCCGGCGCAACCAATAAGAAGAAGGGCCCCACCAAGGGCACCGGTGGCCACGGCCGTAAGGCCCTCGAAGGTCGCGGCAACACCCCCAAGGCAGAAGACCGCGTCTACCACAAGGCCTACAAGATGAAGAAGGCCGCCGAAAACCGCAAGGCAACAAACACCCTGCGCTCCCGCCAGCCCCGCCTGGGCGGCAAGCGGGCCTCCGACGAACTGGTCACCGGCCGCAACTCCGTGCTTGAGGCCCTGCAGACCGAGATTCCCGCCAAGACCCTCTTCGTCATGTCCCGCATCGAGGTCGATGACCGCGTCCGCGACATCATGACCGAAGCCAACAAGCAGGGCCTGCCCATGCTCGAAATTGGCCGTAACGAGCTGGATCGTCTGACCGACCACGCCGTCCACCAGGGTGTTGCTCTGCAGATTCCCCCCTACAAGTACCCGGACGCCGGCAACCTGGTGCTCGACACTATGAACCGCTGGTACGACAAGCAGATGAGCACCCCACCCCTCTTCGTTGCCCTGGACGGCATCACCGACCCCCGCAACCTGGGCGCCATCATCCGCTCCGTTTCAGCCTTCTCCGGTAACGGCGTCGTCATTCCCGAGCGCCGCTCGGCAGCTATGACTGCTTCGGCCTGGAAGACCTCATCCGGTGCTGCTGCCCGTATCCCCGTAGCTAAGGCCACTAACCTGACCCGCGTGATCCAGCAGGCCAAGGACGCCGGTATCTTCGTCGTCGGTCTGGACGGCGGCGGCGACATAGACCTGCCCAACCTTGAACTAGCCTCTGAACCGCTCATGATTGTTGTTGGTTCAGAAGGCAAGGGGTTGTCACGACTGGTCACCGAGAACTGCGACCAAATCGTTTCGATTCCCATTAGCTCAGCGATGGAATCGCTCAACGCTTCCATGGCAGTGGGTATTGCCCTCTACGAGGTATCCCGCCGCCGAGCTGCCTAA
- the cysS gene encoding cysteine--tRNA ligase produces the protein MTLRFYDSATASVRDFTPVHPGEARIYYCGATVQGAPHIGHVRSGLVFDQLSRWLTYRGYKVTTVRNVTDIDDKILVNSAASFEPGYAGEHPAEEWWALAYRFERVFGQAYASLNIAPPTYEPRATGHIPEMFALIQRLIDRGHAYPATDGCGDVYFDVRSWENYGALTRQKIDDMQDAPDADPRGKRDPRDFALWKAHKEGEPVTASWDSPWGKGRPGWHLECSAMAGKYLGETFDIHGGGLDLRFPHHENEMAQSQAAGYGFANFWMHNGLVNYEGEKMSKSIGNIITPAQMLEAARPLVVRYYLGQAHYRSVLDYHPTSLEEARVAVERVEAFLAATRDYHREDAAVPEAFAEAMDDDLNIPKALAALHTGVRAGNAALAAGESAKDAAEQVYAMAKVLGLVELMSFNQAGAAANEAGEHAALDSLIQTMLTQRAEAREAKDWARADQIRDALAAAGITVKDGASGSTWSI, from the coding sequence GTGACTCTACGTTTTTATGATTCAGCAACAGCAAGCGTCCGTGATTTCACCCCGGTTCACCCCGGCGAGGCCCGCATCTACTACTGTGGTGCCACCGTGCAAGGTGCCCCGCACATTGGGCACGTACGTTCGGGTCTGGTCTTTGACCAGCTCTCCCGCTGGCTGACTTACCGCGGTTACAAGGTGACCACGGTTCGTAACGTCACCGACATCGACGACAAGATTCTGGTGAACTCGGCCGCCTCTTTTGAGCCCGGCTACGCCGGCGAACACCCGGCTGAAGAGTGGTGGGCCCTAGCCTACCGCTTCGAGCGGGTCTTTGGTCAGGCCTATGCCTCCCTCAACATCGCACCCCCCACCTACGAACCGCGCGCTACCGGGCATATCCCCGAGATGTTCGCCCTCATCCAGCGCCTCATCGACCGTGGCCATGCCTACCCTGCAACCGACGGCTGCGGCGACGTCTACTTCGACGTGCGCTCCTGGGAAAACTACGGTGCCCTGACCCGCCAGAAGATTGACGACATGCAAGACGCCCCGGACGCCGACCCCCGCGGCAAGCGCGACCCCCGCGACTTTGCCCTGTGGAAGGCCCACAAGGAGGGCGAGCCCGTTACCGCCTCCTGGGATTCCCCCTGGGGTAAGGGCCGCCCCGGCTGGCACCTGGAATGCTCGGCTATGGCGGGTAAGTACCTGGGCGAGACTTTCGATATTCACGGTGGCGGCCTCGACCTACGCTTCCCCCACCACGAAAACGAGATGGCCCAGTCCCAGGCAGCAGGCTACGGCTTTGCCAACTTCTGGATGCACAACGGCCTGGTCAACTACGAGGGCGAGAAGATGTCCAAGTCCATTGGTAACATCATCACCCCCGCCCAGATGCTTGAAGCTGCCCGCCCCCTGGTCGTCCGCTATTACCTAGGCCAGGCCCACTACCGCTCCGTGCTCGACTACCACCCCACGTCCCTCGAAGAGGCTCGTGTAGCCGTTGAACGCGTTGAAGCCTTTCTGGCTGCAACCCGCGACTATCACCGCGAAGACGCTGCGGTACCCGAGGCCTTTGCCGAGGCCATGGACGACGACCTCAACATCCCCAAGGCCCTCGCCGCCCTGCACACGGGCGTCCGCGCCGGTAACGCGGCGCTCGCCGCCGGTGAATCTGCCAAGGACGCCGCAGAGCAGGTCTACGCCATGGCCAAGGTACTGGGGCTGGTAGAGCTCATGTCCTTCAACCAGGCAGGGGCTGCCGCCAACGAAGCCGGCGAACACGCAGCGCTTGACTCCCTGATCCAGACCATGCTCACCCAGCGCGCCGAAGCCCGCGAGGCTAAAGACTGGGCCCGTGCCGACCAGATTCGTGACGCCCTGGCAGCAGCCGGTATCACCGTCAAGGACGGCGCATCCGGCTCCACCTGGTCCATCTAG
- a CDS encoding alpha/beta hydrolase, with protein MNADPLEPRPHLLSQDGGRVIAWHEFGQTEAPTATVIYCHGTPGTGYEALFLDEAARELGIRIIAPDRPGLGASDAVPYRLVGTWAERDVAAIIDHLELDCFSVMGFSGGGPHAMSLAALHSEKIDQLILLAPFTHHPLWETRLGLNLTPLRVHMSHLTLSWFPKPLIDLTARAVSRPLASASTLASALGRDVQGHTAAYRMAVSHDYALQFSIKGGVQDEYAIQDDWGFAESTVKAPVHLWVAGRDLAIKPARARNLGLRLGAKIHELPRDGHFSLLINHAASVLAPVLQRTVNC; from the coding sequence GTGAACGCCGACCCCCTTGAACCCCGCCCTCACCTGCTGAGCCAGGACGGGGGACGCGTCATTGCCTGGCACGAATTTGGGCAGACAGAAGCACCCACAGCTACCGTCATCTACTGCCACGGCACTCCCGGTACCGGCTATGAGGCTCTCTTCCTTGATGAGGCGGCCAGAGAACTGGGTATCCGCATCATCGCCCCGGACCGCCCGGGGCTGGGAGCATCGGATGCCGTCCCCTACCGGCTGGTTGGCACCTGGGCAGAGCGGGACGTCGCAGCCATCATCGACCATCTAGAGCTTGACTGTTTCAGCGTGATGGGCTTCTCCGGCGGCGGGCCCCACGCTATGAGCCTAGCTGCCCTGCACTCCGAGAAGATAGACCAGCTCATCCTGCTAGCCCCCTTCACCCACCACCCCCTCTGGGAAACCCGGCTGGGCCTTAACCTCACTCCGCTGCGCGTCCACATGTCGCACCTGACTCTGTCCTGGTTCCCCAAACCCCTGATAGACCTGACCGCCCGCGCCGTCAGTCGCCCGCTGGCGTCCGCCTCGACCCTGGCGTCAGCCTTGGGCCGAGACGTGCAGGGGCACACCGCTGCCTACCGCATGGCGGTCTCCCACGATTACGCCCTGCAGTTCTCCATCAAAGGCGGGGTGCAAGACGAGTACGCGATTCAGGACGACTGGGGGTTCGCAGAGTCCACCGTTAAAGCCCCGGTGCACCTCTGGGTCGCCGGGCGAGATTTGGCCATCAAACCCGCCCGAGCCCGCAACCTGGGGCTCCGCCTGGGAGCTAAAATCCACGAGCTGCCACGCGATGGCCACTTTTCCCTGCTGATTAACCACGCAGCCAGCGTCCTCGCACCGGTTCTACAGCGCACGGTAAACTGTTAG
- the ispF gene encoding 2-C-methyl-D-erythritol 2,4-cyclodiphosphate synthase: MIPRIGTGTDVHAFGEEGTELWVAGLHWPDQRGLSGHSDGDVVAHAAADALFSASGTGDLGSNFGVDRPDMAGASGVRILSEAAAIVRAAGFEIGNIAVQLIGNKPKFSPRRDEANRVLSEAAGAPVTVTATTTDGLGLTGRGEGVAASAVALVYRKVA, translated from the coding sequence ATGATTCCCCGTATCGGTACCGGTACTGATGTTCACGCTTTTGGTGAGGAGGGCACCGAGCTATGGGTGGCAGGTCTGCACTGGCCGGACCAGCGTGGTCTATCGGGCCATTCGGACGGCGACGTAGTCGCCCACGCTGCTGCCGATGCCCTCTTCTCGGCCAGCGGCACCGGCGATTTAGGCTCCAATTTCGGGGTGGATCGGCCCGATATGGCAGGTGCTTCCGGTGTGCGGATTCTCTCTGAAGCTGCTGCCATTGTGCGGGCGGCCGGGTTTGAGATTGGCAACATTGCGGTGCAGCTCATCGGCAACAAGCCCAAGTTCTCCCCGCGCCGGGATGAGGCTAACCGTGTCCTGTCTGAGGCTGCCGGTGCCCCGGTGACGGTCACCGCTACAACCACCGACGGCCTGGGCCTGACTGGCCGAGGCGAGGGTGTGGCAGCTAGCGCTGTTGCCCTGGTTTACCGTAAGGTCGCTTGA
- the ispD gene encoding 2-C-methyl-D-erythritol 4-phosphate cytidylyltransferase, whose translation MSTLDFSDTAGTATTSDGSVLAVVIVAAGSGLRLGAGMPKAAVQVAGRTLLEWALAGALASGVVARLVVTVPPQDVELRQVCARHGALAVPGGATRAESVTAALTAIADAAPLPGAPGQLPTGVLVHDAARCFTPAGVYHRVAAALAAGERAVIPVLPVVDTIKTVDARGYVSGTPARAQLRAVQTPQGFDLATLLQAHRDVASLAPEVAESITDDAMLAETLGLPVATVEGAAEAFKITTPLDLTLATALYDEKRES comes from the coding sequence GTGAGCACTCTAGATTTTTCTGATACAGCGGGCACCGCAACCACATCTGATGGTTCGGTGCTCGCTGTTGTTATCGTGGCGGCCGGTTCTGGGTTGCGTCTGGGCGCAGGTATGCCAAAGGCAGCGGTGCAGGTTGCCGGGCGCACCCTGCTGGAATGGGCCTTGGCCGGTGCCCTAGCGTCGGGCGTGGTGGCTCGGCTGGTGGTAACGGTACCCCCGCAGGATGTTGAGCTGCGACAGGTCTGTGCCCGGCACGGTGCCCTGGCGGTGCCCGGCGGCGCAACGCGCGCCGAATCGGTGACGGCTGCCCTGACTGCGATTGCGGACGCCGCCCCCCTGCCGGGTGCCCCCGGGCAGCTACCCACCGGCGTCCTGGTGCATGATGCTGCCCGCTGCTTTACCCCTGCCGGGGTTTACCACCGGGTAGCTGCGGCTCTAGCTGCGGGGGAGAGGGCCGTCATCCCCGTGTTGCCGGTGGTGGATACCATCAAAACAGTAGATGCTCGGGGGTATGTGAGCGGCACTCCGGCTCGCGCGCAGCTGCGGGCTGTGCAGACTCCCCAAGGCTTTGACCTGGCCACCTTGCTCCAGGCTCACCGCGATGTCGCCTCCCTGGCTCCTGAGGTCGCTGAAAGTATCACCGATGATGCCATGCTGGCTGAGACCTTGGGGCTACCCGTGGCGACCGTTGAGGGAGCTGCCGAGGCCTTCAAGATTACAACCCCCCTTGACCTGACCCTGGCAACAGCCCTCTACGACGAAAAGAGAGAATCATGA
- a CDS encoding CarD family transcriptional regulator — translation MVFEVGETVVYPHHGAATIEEIKMRKIRGEEKMYLKLKVANGDLVIEVPAENVDMVGVRDVVDERGLQEVIDVLQATDTEEAANWSRRYKANVEKLASGDVLKVAEVVRDLWRRENDRGLSAGEKRMLAKARQILSSEVALAKDIDEEAAEVELDKILEGV, via the coding sequence ATGGTTTTTGAGGTTGGCGAAACAGTCGTTTACCCTCACCACGGTGCCGCAACGATCGAAGAGATCAAGATGCGCAAGATTCGTGGCGAAGAGAAGATGTACCTGAAACTCAAGGTCGCTAACGGTGACCTGGTCATTGAGGTGCCCGCTGAGAACGTCGATATGGTGGGCGTGCGCGACGTCGTTGACGAGCGCGGTCTGCAGGAAGTCATCGACGTGCTCCAGGCTACCGATACCGAAGAAGCAGCAAACTGGTCCCGCCGTTACAAGGCTAACGTTGAGAAGCTGGCATCTGGCGATGTGCTGAAGGTTGCCGAGGTCGTGCGTGACCTATGGCGCCGTGAGAATGACCGGGGCCTGTCGGCTGGCGAGAAGCGTATGCTGGCTAAGGCCCGTCAGATTCTGTCATCCGAGGTTGCCCTGGCTAAGGACATCGACGAAGAGGCTGCCGAGGTTGAACTCGATAAGATTCTCGAGGGCGTCTAA
- a CDS encoding response regulator transcription factor yields MTRILVVEDEEALSEPLAFLLGREGFEVQVVDNGLDAVVEFERNGADLVLLDIMLPGQSGTEVCKQIRATSAVPIIMLTAKDSEIDKVLGLELGADDYVTKPYSSRELIARIRAVLRRQGEPEEHDAGAIEGGPVRMDVERHVVTVSGETVAMPLKEFELLEMLLRNAGRVMTRSQLIDRVWGADYVGDTKTLDVHIKRLRSKVEPDPSSPRYVVTVRGLGYKFEP; encoded by the coding sequence GTGACCCGTATTTTAGTGGTTGAGGACGAAGAGGCGCTGAGCGAGCCCCTGGCCTTTTTGCTGGGTCGTGAGGGCTTTGAGGTGCAGGTGGTCGATAACGGCCTGGACGCCGTGGTTGAGTTCGAGCGGAACGGCGCAGACCTGGTGCTCCTCGACATCATGCTCCCCGGCCAGTCCGGCACCGAGGTCTGCAAGCAGATTCGCGCCACCAGCGCGGTTCCTATCATTATGCTGACCGCTAAAGACTCAGAAATCGATAAGGTGCTCGGCCTTGAATTGGGTGCGGACGACTACGTCACCAAGCCCTATTCCTCCCGCGAGCTTATCGCCCGCATCCGCGCCGTCCTGCGCCGCCAGGGCGAACCAGAAGAGCACGATGCCGGGGCGATTGAAGGCGGCCCGGTACGCATGGACGTTGAGCGCCACGTAGTGACCGTATCCGGCGAAACCGTAGCTATGCCCCTCAAAGAGTTTGAGCTGCTTGAGATGCTGCTGCGGAACGCAGGGCGCGTAATGACGCGCTCGCAGCTGATCGACCGGGTCTGGGGCGCTGACTACGTGGGCGATACCAAGACCCTGGATGTGCACATTAAGCGCCTGCGCTCAAAGGTTGAGCCTGACCCCTCGTCCCCCCGCTACGTGGTCACCGTGCGCGGCCTAGGTTACAAGTTTGAACCCTAA
- a CDS encoding ATP-binding protein, whose amino-acid sequence MNPTVIALSAAVLGLLIGVVSMLAVQRSERQRARWADVEEPTISDGAAEVLAVIGRAYLVVDAVDGVVQASPGAYALGLVRGHTVVSDELLEMIGAVRSKGIIAEKEIILTRGFYDQSRLVIDLRVAPVGDEYILVLADDRTEITRAQTIRTDFVANISHELKTPVGAVGLMAEAIESSADDPESVLYFSGKLKKESQRLAALVQDVIELSRLQSADMVLSSTLVDVEQVVAESVDRNRLTAEGKNIELLVGGKAPRPVHGDPELLGTALRNLIENAIRYSPENTKVGIGMAVKSDTVRISVKDQGSGIPEDEQDRIFERFYRVDPARSRQTGGTGLGLSIVKHIVGQHGGEVTLWSQPGSGSTFTIALPIVDEETEQDLLGEHPPTGSLTHITDHNTNAAPRPAGSAQTVKEAK is encoded by the coding sequence GTGAACCCTACTGTGATTGCTTTGTCTGCCGCTGTGCTGGGGCTCTTGATCGGCGTCGTGAGCATGCTCGCCGTGCAACGAAGCGAGCGTCAGCGCGCCCGCTGGGCCGATGTTGAGGAGCCGACCATTAGCGACGGCGCCGCCGAGGTGCTGGCCGTCATCGGCCGCGCCTACCTGGTGGTCGACGCCGTGGACGGCGTCGTGCAGGCTTCCCCAGGCGCTTACGCCTTGGGGCTGGTACGCGGGCATACAGTGGTCTCTGACGAGCTGTTAGAGATGATTGGTGCGGTGCGTTCTAAGGGCATCATTGCCGAGAAAGAAATTATCCTTACCCGTGGCTTTTACGACCAGAGCCGCCTGGTGATTGACCTGCGTGTGGCCCCGGTAGGCGATGAATATATCTTGGTTCTGGCCGATGACCGCACCGAAATTACCCGTGCCCAAACAATTCGCACAGATTTTGTTGCCAACATATCGCACGAACTAAAAACCCCGGTGGGGGCGGTTGGACTTATGGCTGAAGCCATCGAGTCGTCTGCTGATGACCCCGAGTCGGTACTCTATTTCTCGGGCAAGCTAAAGAAAGAATCCCAGCGGCTGGCAGCCCTGGTGCAGGACGTCATCGAGCTCTCCCGCCTACAGTCAGCCGATATGGTGCTGAGCTCCACCCTGGTCGACGTTGAGCAGGTGGTTGCTGAATCAGTCGACCGTAACCGTCTTACAGCTGAGGGTAAAAACATTGAACTCCTGGTGGGCGGAAAGGCCCCCCGCCCGGTCCACGGTGACCCCGAGCTGCTGGGTACCGCCCTGCGCAACCTGATTGAGAACGCCATTCGTTACTCGCCAGAGAATACCAAGGTGGGCATCGGTATGGCTGTGAAGAGTGACACTGTTAGAATTTCTGTGAAAGACCAGGGATCGGGTATTCCCGAGGACGAGCAGGACCGCATCTTTGAGCGGTTCTACCGGGTTGACCCAGCGCGTTCCCGCCAAACCGGGGGCACAGGCCTGGGCTTGAGCATTGTGAAGCACATTGTGGGCCAGCACGGCGGCGAGGTAACCCTCTGGTCCCAGCCCGGCTCCGGCTCGACCTTCACGATTGCCCTGCCCATCGTCGATGAAGAAACCGAACAAGACCTGCTGGGGGAGCACCCACCGACGGGCTCGCTTACCCATATAACAGACCACAACACCAACGCTGCTCCGCGCCCCGCGGGGTCGGCTCAAACTGTGAAGGAAGCAAAGTAA
- the phoU gene encoding phosphate signaling complex protein PhoU: MRKVFQAELQHVGEELIHIATLIQEALGRASDAFLQADIQEAEEVITNDARIDFMQNELDERAIDILALQGPVASDLRMIVGALRMSSSLERMGDLARHIAQVARMRYPEHVLPESIVPVFREIIELDQKIIASVISLLETRELSHTQDIIKHKIRINELHVEVFNRMAAADWGQNAQVTVDVTLASRYLERFGDHGVSVARKVTYLVTGDWNAVPSI, encoded by the coding sequence GTGCGCAAAGTCTTCCAAGCCGAACTACAGCACGTCGGCGAAGAGCTGATTCATATCGCTACCCTGATCCAGGAGGCTCTCGGCCGCGCTTCGGATGCCTTCTTGCAGGCCGATATTCAAGAAGCCGAAGAGGTCATTACCAACGATGCCCGCATCGACTTCATGCAAAACGAACTCGATGAGCGCGCTATCGATATTCTGGCCCTGCAAGGCCCGGTAGCTTCCGACCTGCGCATGATCGTGGGTGCCCTGCGCATGAGCTCGTCCCTGGAGCGTATGGGTGACCTTGCCCGCCACATCGCCCAGGTGGCCCGCATGCGCTACCCCGAGCACGTCCTACCCGAGTCTATCGTGCCGGTCTTCCGCGAAATTATCGAGCTGGATCAGAAAATCATTGCCAGCGTCATTAGCCTGTTGGAAACCCGCGAGCTCTCCCACACCCAGGACATCATCAAGCACAAGATACGCATCAACGAGCTGCACGTTGAGGTCTTCAACCGCATGGCAGCTGCCGACTGGGGCCAGAACGCCCAGGTCACCGTCGACGTCACCCTGGCATCCCGCTACCTGGAGCGCTTTGGCGATCACGGCGTCTCGGTAGCCCGCAAGGTCACCTATCTGGTCACCGGCGACTGGAACGCCGTCCCCAGCATCTAG
- a CDS encoding phosphoglyceromutase, which produces MTYKLVLLRHGQSEWNEKNLFTGWVDVALTEKGRAEATRGGELLKERGILPDVVHTSLQRRAINTANLALDAADRHWIPVKRNWRLNERHYGALQGKDKTQTLETYGEEQFMTWRRSYDVPPPALDDNDEFSQANDPRYADIENAPRTECLKDVLERMLPYWESDIKEDLKAGKTVLVAAHGNSLRALVKNLEGISDEDIAGLNIPTGIPLYYELDENFKPVGPGEYLDPEAAKDAIKAVANQGKK; this is translated from the coding sequence ATGACTTACAAATTGGTACTGCTCCGTCACGGGCAATCAGAATGGAACGAAAAGAACCTCTTCACCGGCTGGGTAGACGTTGCCCTGACCGAGAAGGGTCGCGCCGAAGCTACCCGCGGTGGTGAACTGCTGAAGGAACGCGGCATCCTCCCCGATGTCGTCCACACCTCCCTGCAGCGCCGCGCCATCAACACCGCTAACCTGGCTCTCGATGCCGCCGACCGCCACTGGATCCCCGTTAAGCGCAACTGGCGCCTGAACGAGCGTCACTACGGTGCCCTCCAGGGTAAGGACAAGACTCAGACCCTCGAAACCTACGGCGAAGAGCAGTTCATGACCTGGCGTCGCTCCTACGATGTTCCGCCTCCGGCCCTCGACGACAACGACGAGTTCTCACAGGCTAACGACCCCCGCTATGCAGACATTGAGAACGCTCCCCGCACCGAGTGTCTCAAGGACGTCCTCGAGCGCATGCTGCCCTACTGGGAATCAGACATCAAGGAAGACCTGAAGGCTGGCAAGACCGTTCTGGTTGCTGCCCACGGTAACTCCCTGCGCGCCCTGGTTAAGAACCTCGAAGGCATCTCAGATGAGGACATCGCCGGTCTGAACATCCCCACCGGTATCCCCCTTTACTACGAGCTCGACGAGAACTTCAAGCCCGTCGGTCCCGGCGAGTACCTGGACCCCGAGGCCGCTAAGGACGCCATTAAGGCTGTTGCTAACCAGGGTAAGAAGTAA